One genomic window of Nakamurella panacisegetis includes the following:
- a CDS encoding S-(hydroxymethyl)mycothiol dehydrogenase: protein MSQKVQGVISRAKDAPVELVTVVVPDPGPGEAVVKIQACGVCHTDLHYKTGGIGDNYPYLLGHEAAGIVEAVGDGVTDVAPGDYVVLNWRAVCGQCRACLRGRPWYCFNTHNAKQKMTLEDGTELSPALGIGAFIEKTLVAAGQCTKVDATAPATVAGLLGCGVMAGLGAAINTGAVTRGDSVAVIGCGGVGDAAIAGARLAGANKIIAIDMDQRKLEWAKDFGATHTILASDGDVVEAIQGLTGGFGADVVIDAVGRPETWKQAFYGRDLAGTVVLVGVPNPTMQLEIPLIDIFGRGGSLKSSWYGDCLPSRDFPVLIDLYLQGRLPLEKFVSEEIALTDIESAFAKMDHGDVLRSVVVL from the coding sequence ATGTCGCAGAAGGTCCAGGGCGTCATTTCACGTGCCAAGGACGCGCCGGTCGAACTGGTCACCGTCGTCGTCCCCGACCCCGGACCCGGGGAGGCCGTGGTGAAGATCCAGGCCTGCGGCGTCTGCCACACCGATCTGCACTACAAGACCGGTGGCATCGGCGATAACTACCCCTACCTGCTCGGACACGAGGCGGCCGGCATCGTCGAGGCGGTGGGCGACGGTGTCACCGACGTCGCGCCGGGCGATTACGTCGTCCTCAACTGGCGCGCCGTCTGCGGGCAGTGCCGTGCCTGTCTTCGCGGCCGTCCCTGGTATTGCTTCAACACTCACAACGCCAAGCAGAAGATGACCCTGGAGGACGGCACCGAACTCTCCCCGGCCCTTGGCATCGGCGCCTTCATCGAGAAGACACTGGTCGCGGCCGGCCAGTGCACCAAGGTCGACGCGACCGCCCCGGCCACCGTCGCCGGCCTTCTCGGCTGCGGTGTGATGGCCGGTCTCGGAGCGGCCATCAACACCGGCGCGGTCACCCGCGGTGACAGCGTGGCCGTCATCGGCTGCGGCGGCGTCGGTGACGCGGCCATCGCCGGTGCCCGGCTGGCCGGTGCGAACAAGATCATCGCGATCGACATGGACCAGCGGAAGCTGGAATGGGCCAAGGACTTCGGCGCCACCCACACCATCCTGGCCTCCGACGGTGACGTGGTGGAGGCGATCCAGGGGCTCACCGGCGGCTTCGGTGCGGACGTCGTCATCGACGCCGTCGGGCGTCCGGAGACCTGGAAGCAGGCGTTCTACGGTCGCGACCTGGCCGGCACCGTCGTCCTGGTCGGTGTCCCCAACCCGACCATGCAGCTGGAGATCCCGCTGATCGACATCTTCGGCCGTGGTGGCTCTCTCAAGTCCTCCTGGTACGGCGACTGCCTGCCGTCCCGCGACTTCCCGGTGCTGATCGACCTGTACCTGCAGGGCCGGTTGCCGCTGGAGAAGTTCGTCTCCGAGGAGATCGCGCTGACCGACATCGAATCCGCGTTCGCCAAGATGGACCACGGGGACGTGCTCCGCAGCGTGGTCGTGCTGTAG
- a CDS encoding DUF6186 family protein, translating to MTRVLTIALFVACGLGLAVLQWRGASEPGRAGTLGAVLRSTMSHRSSRMTVVVFWWWLGWHFFVER from the coding sequence ATGACCAGGGTTCTCACCATCGCCCTTTTCGTGGCCTGCGGTCTGGGTCTGGCCGTGTTGCAGTGGCGGGGCGCGTCGGAGCCGGGACGCGCCGGGACGCTGGGGGCCGTGCTGCGGTCGACCATGTCGCACCGCTCGTCGCGCATGACGGTCGTGGTGTTCTGGTGGTGGCTCGGCTGGCACTTCTTCGTCGAGAGGTAG
- a CDS encoding FAD-dependent oxidoreductase, with product MSLPLRVAVVGAGPAGIYASDILTKNDPDVTVDIFDRLPTPYGLIRYGVAPDHPRIKQIIVALHRVMESDRINFIGNVHVGVDIKVDELREFYDAIIFATGAERDRPADLPGIDLDRSYGAADFVAFYDSHPDREKTWDLTDAHSVAVIGVGNVGLDVARMLARTADELLYTDIPEHVHAVLRDSAVTDVHMFARRGPAQAKFTPVELRELDHSPNLQVLVQPEGMEFDAGSQEALSKSKSLRMVVDVLSEWAIRDADPNFNRRIHIHFLENPIEVIGEDGKVVGLRTEHQELTGDGNVRGTGEFTTWNVQAVYRAIGYRSEAIEDLPFDTRNFVLPNRAGRVIDLDGEQLSGIYATGWVKRGPVGLIGHTKSDAAETVANLLADAPSLIKAPVRDREAVHALLASKSLPVTDFEGWDRLDAHERSLGEPATRERIKLHSREDMTQIGRAGAR from the coding sequence GTGTCGTTGCCGTTGCGTGTCGCCGTCGTCGGCGCCGGACCGGCCGGAATCTACGCCTCCGACATCCTGACCAAGAATGACCCCGATGTCACGGTCGACATCTTCGATCGGCTGCCGACCCCCTACGGCCTGATCCGCTACGGCGTCGCGCCGGACCACCCGCGGATCAAGCAGATCATCGTCGCGCTGCACCGCGTCATGGAGTCCGACCGCATCAACTTCATCGGCAACGTGCACGTCGGCGTCGACATCAAGGTCGACGAACTGCGCGAGTTCTACGACGCGATCATCTTCGCCACCGGCGCCGAACGGGATCGGCCGGCCGACCTGCCCGGGATCGACCTCGACCGCAGCTACGGAGCGGCCGACTTCGTCGCGTTCTACGATTCGCACCCGGACCGCGAGAAGACCTGGGACCTCACCGATGCCCACTCGGTCGCCGTCATCGGCGTCGGCAACGTGGGCCTGGATGTGGCCCGCATGCTGGCCCGCACGGCCGACGAGCTGCTCTACACCGACATCCCGGAGCACGTGCACGCCGTCCTGCGGGACTCGGCCGTCACCGACGTCCACATGTTCGCCCGTCGCGGCCCGGCCCAGGCCAAGTTCACCCCGGTCGAGCTCCGCGAACTCGACCACTCCCCCAACCTGCAGGTGCTGGTGCAGCCGGAGGGGATGGAGTTCGACGCCGGTTCGCAGGAGGCTCTGAGCAAGTCCAAGTCGCTGCGCATGGTGGTCGACGTGCTCAGCGAGTGGGCCATCCGGGACGCGGATCCGAACTTCAACCGGCGGATCCACATCCACTTCCTCGAGAACCCGATCGAGGTGATCGGCGAGGACGGCAAGGTGGTCGGGCTGCGCACCGAGCACCAGGAGCTGACCGGCGACGGCAATGTTCGCGGCACCGGCGAGTTCACCACCTGGAACGTCCAGGCCGTCTACCGGGCCATCGGGTACCGCTCCGAGGCGATCGAGGACCTTCCGTTCGACACCCGCAACTTCGTGTTGCCGAACCGGGCCGGACGGGTCATCGACCTGGACGGCGAGCAGCTCTCCGGCATCTACGCGACCGGATGGGTCAAGCGCGGACCGGTCGGCCTGATCGGACACACCAAGTCCGACGCCGCCGAGACGGTGGCCAACCTGCTGGCCGACGCACCGAGTCTGATCAAGGCGCCGGTCCGCGACCGTGAGGCCGTGCACGCCCTGCTGGCATCGAAGTCGTTGCCGGTCACCGACTTCGAGGGCTGGGATCGCCTGGACGCCCACGAGCGGTCGCTCGGCGAGCCGGCCACCCGTGAGCGCATCAAGCTGCACTCACGCGAGGACATGACGCAGATCGGTCGCGCCGGCGCACGCTGA
- a CDS encoding aldehyde dehydrogenase family protein — MADEQRTADPSPGDRLTVAKTYKLFIGGAFPRSESGRTYPVRDHSGAFLANAARGSRKDARDAVAAARKAFGGWAGATAYNKGQVIYRIAEMLEGRRAQFVELLEATGQKQAGAAVDASVDRLVHYAGWTDKLAAVFGGANPVAGPFFSFSTPEPTGVVAAVAPAQESLLGLVSVIAPIITSGNTVVVIASEEHPLAAVALAEVLATSDLPGGVVNILTGDPAEIMPHLAAHGDVNALDLTGAEGDLRTSLEQAAAGTVKRVFAPTRSDFGRPPGTARLRAFLETKTVWHPTGALSLGGGGGY, encoded by the coding sequence ATGGCGGACGAGCAGCGGACGGCCGACCCGTCACCGGGTGACCGGCTGACGGTGGCCAAGACCTACAAGTTGTTCATCGGCGGAGCTTTTCCCCGCTCCGAGTCGGGGCGGACCTACCCGGTCCGGGACCACTCCGGGGCGTTCCTGGCCAACGCGGCCCGCGGATCCCGCAAGGACGCCCGGGACGCGGTAGCGGCGGCGCGCAAGGCGTTCGGCGGCTGGGCCGGGGCCACGGCCTACAACAAGGGCCAGGTGATCTATCGGATCGCCGAGATGCTGGAGGGACGGCGGGCCCAGTTCGTCGAGTTGCTGGAGGCGACCGGCCAGAAACAGGCCGGCGCGGCGGTCGACGCCTCGGTCGACCGGCTCGTGCACTACGCCGGTTGGACCGACAAACTCGCCGCGGTGTTCGGCGGCGCCAATCCGGTGGCCGGCCCGTTCTTCTCCTTCTCCACCCCCGAGCCGACCGGGGTGGTGGCCGCCGTCGCGCCGGCCCAGGAATCCTTGCTGGGCCTGGTCAGCGTCATCGCCCCGATCATCACCTCGGGCAATACGGTGGTGGTGATCGCGTCGGAGGAACATCCGTTGGCCGCGGTCGCGTTGGCCGAGGTGCTGGCCACCTCCGACCTGCCCGGCGGCGTGGTCAACATCCTCACCGGCGACCCGGCCGAGATCATGCCGCACCTGGCCGCGCACGGGGACGTCAACGCGCTCGACCTGACCGGCGCCGAGGGCGATCTCCGGACCTCGCTGGAACAGGCCGCGGCGGGCACCGTCAAGCGCGTCTTCGCCCCGACCCGGTCCGATTTCGGCCGGCCTCCCGGCACCGCGCGGCTGCGGGCGTTCCTGGAGACCAAGACGGTCTGGCATCCCACCGGCGCGCTGTCCCTGGGTGGGGGCGGCGGGTACTGA
- a CDS encoding aldehyde dehydrogenase family protein: MTDLDGGPAPVDPHVPGKRGAVDWDYAPAPESAAIGRVKQRYQMFVGGRFVDGGGDDLETLNPATAEPLSVVSTASGGDIDTAVGHARKAFDGSWSRLSGAERGKYLFRIARGIAERARELAVVETLDNGKPIKESRDVDVPTAAAHFFYHAGWADKLRHAGYGPDPKPLGVVGQVIPWNFPLLMAAWKIAPALAAGNTVVIKPAETTPLSILVLAEILADADLPPGVVNILPGAGDIGAALVNHRGIDKVAFTGSTDVGKQIQRSLAGTGRRLTLELGGKAANIVFDDAPIDQAVEGIVNGIFFNQGHVCCAGSRLLVQESVADEVIDKLQQRISTLRLGDPMDKNTDIGAVNSAEQLARVTALAATGEEEGAVRWTSPCPVPDRGYFFAPTVFTNVSQSMRIAREEIFGPVLSVLTFRTPDEAVAKANNIPYGLSAGVWTEKGSRILGMASALRAGVVWANTFNRFDPTAAFGGYKESGFGREGGRSGLAAYLDTDDEGAF; the protein is encoded by the coding sequence ATGACTGATCTCGACGGTGGACCGGCCCCGGTCGACCCGCACGTCCCCGGCAAGCGGGGCGCGGTCGACTGGGACTACGCGCCAGCGCCGGAATCGGCGGCCATCGGCCGGGTCAAGCAGCGGTACCAGATGTTCGTCGGCGGCCGGTTCGTCGACGGCGGCGGCGACGACCTCGAGACGCTCAACCCGGCCACCGCCGAGCCCCTCTCGGTGGTGTCGACGGCGTCGGGCGGCGACATCGACACGGCCGTCGGACATGCACGAAAGGCCTTCGACGGCAGCTGGTCCCGCCTGTCCGGGGCCGAACGCGGCAAGTACCTCTTCCGCATCGCCCGGGGCATCGCCGAGCGGGCCCGGGAGCTCGCGGTGGTCGAGACGCTCGACAACGGCAAACCGATCAAGGAGTCCCGCGACGTCGACGTCCCCACCGCGGCCGCGCACTTCTTCTATCACGCGGGCTGGGCCGACAAATTGCGGCACGCCGGATACGGTCCCGACCCGAAGCCACTGGGTGTCGTCGGGCAGGTGATCCCGTGGAACTTCCCGCTGCTGATGGCCGCGTGGAAGATCGCCCCGGCCCTGGCTGCGGGCAACACCGTGGTGATCAAACCGGCCGAGACGACGCCGTTGTCGATCCTGGTGCTGGCCGAGATCCTGGCCGACGCCGACCTGCCGCCCGGGGTGGTGAACATCCTGCCCGGAGCCGGCGACATCGGTGCCGCCCTGGTCAACCACCGGGGCATCGACAAGGTGGCCTTCACCGGGTCGACCGACGTCGGCAAGCAGATCCAGCGTTCGCTGGCCGGGACCGGCCGGAGGCTCACCCTCGAACTGGGCGGCAAGGCGGCCAACATCGTGTTCGACGACGCACCGATCGATCAGGCGGTGGAGGGGATCGTCAACGGCATCTTCTTCAACCAGGGTCACGTGTGCTGCGCCGGGTCCCGTCTGCTGGTGCAGGAATCGGTCGCCGACGAGGTGATCGACAAGCTGCAGCAACGGATCTCGACCCTGCGGCTCGGCGATCCGATGGACAAGAACACCGACATCGGCGCCGTCAACTCGGCCGAGCAACTGGCCCGGGTGACCGCTCTGGCCGCCACCGGCGAGGAGGAGGGCGCCGTGCGCTGGACCTCCCCGTGCCCGGTTCCGGACCGTGGTTACTTCTTCGCCCCAACGGTTTTCACCAACGTGTCGCAGTCGATGCGGATCGCCCGCGAGGAGATCTTCGGGCCCGTGCTGTCCGTGCTGACGTTCCGCACCCCGGACGAGGCGGTGGCCAAGGCGAACAACATCCCGTACGGGCTCTCGGCCGGCGTGTGGACCGAGAAGGGATCGCGGATCCTGGGCATGGCCTCGGCCCTGCGGGCCGGTGTGGTGTGGGCCAACACCTTCAACCGCTTCGACCCGACGGCCGCGTTCGGCGGCTACAAGGAATCCGGGTTCGGGCGCGAGGGTGGCCGTTCGGGCCTGGCCGCTTACCTGGACACCGACGACGAGGGGGCGTTCTGA